A single genomic interval of Lathyrus oleraceus cultivar Zhongwan6 chromosome 7, CAAS_Psat_ZW6_1.0, whole genome shotgun sequence harbors:
- the LOC127106872 gene encoding uncharacterized protein LOC127106872, with translation MRTGLKNNIAYSFFDPEIGVLKDMIALITPDHVGMFRESYGGILKMVFRLTDCDRSAIHTLLQFYDPGLRCFVFPDYLLGPLMEDYVSILGIQIRDQIPFHVTRAEPDVLGISRALYLSPEMVKEGLKEKGKLPGFHLSFLEANAKEHAAVGNWKTVCALIAVSIYGIVLFPNQKNFVDHNAIRLFMQRNPIPTLIGDVYYSVHNRNEKRRGGLVRCCSQLLFRWFMGYLPSRGAFVQIDPSVKWSFRLMGLRVDDIAWTHNGLAGQDFICSCGSLPNVPLVGVQGCINYNPMLLRRQMGFAIEGPPLGREIQESFYFPIDGNQTKLRQVLDEWRDIQRRGKVPYGKVNCRYFPLFEDWLRKRIESTFLPFPGGDSVCPRIEGPSSSVSMEEFLEMKRARDQLLAEKAELERSVAHFQAANQEIKVKIEDQDKRHALEAKRFEMDTAYYGKISQALASSNKEHDITKEKLFRASKVIEDEKRRQILVKEQRDERARVLAAEWEAEKAKIRAERAHYLAERDHYFRQMKIHQKEVGRLQQENTELRFAAEFARMEDEIGPPAGPSSS, from the coding sequence atgaggaccggtttgaagaacaacattgcttacagtttctttgatccagagattggtgtgctcaaggatatgatagcattgattactcctgaccatgtgggaatgtttagagagtcatacggcggtattctgaagatggttttcagactcactgactgcgacaggagcgccatccacactcttcttcagttctatgaccctgggttgaggtgtttcgtttttccagactatctgttgggacctctgatggaggattatgtcagcatcctgggtattcagatccgtgatcagattccttttcatgtcaccagagcagagccagatgtccttggaatttcacgtgctctttatttgagtccggaaatggtcaaggaaggtttgaaggaaaaaggaaagctacccgggtttcatttgagtttcttggaggccaatgccaaggaacatgctgctgtgggtaactggaagacggtctgtgctctgattgctgtgagcatttatgggattgtgttgtttcctaaccagaagaattttgtggaccataatgctatcagattgtttatgcagagaaaccctattcctaccctgattggagatgtctactattcagtgcataacaggaatgagaagaggcgtgggggtctggtcagatgctgctctcagttgctctttagatggttcatggggtatttgccttcccgaggtgcttttgttCAGATTGACCCtagtgtcaagtggtccttccgattgatgggtctgcgggttgatgacattgcttggactcataatggtttagCTGGTCAGGACTTCATATGTagttgtgggagtttacctaatgtgcctttggtgggagttcagggttgcattaattacaacccgatgcttctccggagacagatggggtttgctatagagggtcctcctctcgggcgagagattcaggagtccttctatttcccgattgatggtaaccagaccaagttgaggcaggtattggacgaatggcgagatatccagaggaggggtaaggttccttatggcaaagtcaactgccggtattttccactatttgaggattggttgcggaagaggattgagtcTACATTTCTACCGTTCCCTGGAGGTGACTCAGTGTGTCCtaggattgagggtccaagttcttctgtcagcatggaggagttccttgaaatgaagagggccagagatcagttacttgcagagaaagcggagttggagagaagtgttgctcattttcaggcagctaatcaggaaatcaaagtGAAGATagaagatcaagacaagcgacatgcttTGGAGGCCAAACGCTTcgagatggatacagcctactatgggaagatcagccagGCCTTAGCATCATCTAAcaaggagcatgacatcaccaaggagaagctgttcagagcatcgaaggtgattgaggatgagaagaggaggcaaatccttgtcAAGGAACAGAGAGATGAGAGAGCCAGAGTTcttgctgcagagtgggaagcggagaaGGCAAAGATCAGGGCTGAGAGAGCTCATTACCTAGCTGAGAGAGAccattacttcaggcagatgaagattcatcagaaggaagttggaagactacagcaggagaacaccgagctcaggttcgccgcagagttcgcgaggatggaagatgagatagggccacctgcgggaccctcatctagctag